A genome region from Candidatus Sericytochromatia bacterium includes the following:
- a CDS encoding nucleotidyltransferase domain-containing protein: protein MRLTPAEVAALLACARALFTGAWTMELFGSRVDDQLRGGDVDLLVTFEQDADWRQALAQKALYLARVKGQLGEQRLDLLLTTRQRAAEDPFIQALGDRRIRLGEGTDASPAESPCTEA from the coding sequence ATGCGCCTGACGCCCGCTGAAGTGGCCGCCCTGCTGGCCTGTGCCCGCGCGCTGTTCACCGGTGCCTGGACCATGGAACTGTTCGGCAGTCGGGTCGATGACCAGCTGCGCGGCGGGGACGTGGACCTGCTGGTGACCTTCGAACAGGACGCGGACTGGCGGCAGGCGCTCGCCCAAAAGGCCCTCTATCTGGCCCGCGTGAAGGGTCAGCTGGGCGAACAGCGCCTGGATCTGCTACTGACCACGCGGCAACGGGCGGCCGAGGATCCGTTCATCCAGGCGCTCGGCGATCGCCGGATTCGCCTGGGCGAGGGAACGGACGCATCCCCCGCAGAATCGCCCTGCACCGAGGCGTGA
- a CDS encoding GNAT family N-acetyltransferase, giving the protein MPTLTTPRLRLRPLTLEDAPAIFAYAQDPEVSRYTAWEPHRSLADSEAFIRDYALPRYAAGLPEPYGLTLPGDDRVVGTVGCFAVTPDRHTMELAYALARPLWGQGLVCEAARALLDHVFAHFPVRRLQARCKQENLASARVMEKLGMRHEGVLRAALWHRGRDWDMVFYSVLRHEWPGAPPVLDDAPVSET; this is encoded by the coding sequence ATGCCGACGCTCACCACCCCTCGCCTGCGCCTGCGCCCCCTGACGCTGGAAGATGCGCCCGCGATCTTCGCCTATGCCCAGGATCCTGAGGTCAGCCGCTACACCGCCTGGGAGCCGCACCGCAGCCTGGCCGACAGCGAGGCCTTCATCCGCGACTACGCCCTGCCGCGCTATGCCGCCGGCCTGCCGGAACCCTACGGCCTCACGCTGCCGGGCGACGATCGCGTGGTCGGCACGGTGGGCTGTTTTGCCGTCACGCCGGACCGGCACACGATGGAACTGGCCTACGCCCTGGCCCGGCCGCTCTGGGGCCAGGGATTGGTCTGCGAGGCCGCGCGGGCCCTGCTGGACCACGTGTTCGCGCATTTTCCCGTCAGACGGCTGCAGGCCCGCTGCAAGCAGGAAAACCTCGCCAGTGCCCGCGTGATGGAGAAACTCGGGATGCGCCACGAGGGGGTCCTGCGCGCGGCGCTGTGGCACCGGGGGCGGGACTGGGACATGGTGTTCTATTCGGTGTTGCGCCACGAATGGCCCGGGGCGCCACCCGTCCTGGATGACGCCCCGGTGAGTGAAACCTGA